The Fuscovulum sp. sequence CTGCGGCCGATCATCCGCCCAGACCACCGCCACACCCTCGGGCAGGCCCGCCGACAGACGCCCATACCAGCTATACTCGCTCCAGGCCGTATAGCTGATCAGCCCCAGCGCCGCCGCCGCAGGCATGATCCAGGCCGGCAGCCGGTTGCGCGACAGCCTGCGCAGGATCATCGCGATCCCCGCACAGGCAATGGCTGCGACAATCGCTGCGATCAGTTCAAGACCCATAACCTGCCTACCTCAACTTCTGGCGCCGCGGGATTGTCCCACGGCAGATTGCATTGTCCGTACAACGACAAAGGCGTCGCGCAAATGAGACCGTTCGAAATCCGACATTTCCGAAAGCGACAGGAAATTGTCCGGCTTCTCTCCCCCGCGCACCTGCCGCGCCTGATGCTCCAGCCTCGTCCGCGCGATCAGGTCATACGCCTCGATCAGATCCCGCGCACCCGATGCCGAAATCACCCCCGCCGCCTCGGCCGCTTCCAGCCGCGCGCGCGTATTGGCCGGGGCCAGCCGCCCGATCAGCGCATAGACCCGCGCCAGATCGGCCACCGGCACCACGCCCTGATGCTTCATGTCGATATGGTTCTTGTGCTCGCCCGACCGGATGGTCGCAAACCCCCGCAACAGCCCCAAAGGCGGCGCATGTTTCAGCGAATTCTGGATCATATGCGCCACGAAGATCGAGTTCTTCGCCGCCAGCGCCAATGTCTCATCCTGCAAGGCACGGTAGAGCGCGGGCTCCCCCCCGATGGGCCGCAGATCGAACATCACCGATGCCAGCATCTGCGCCGTCGGATCGGGCCGCGCCACCCATCCCGCGAAATATTCCCGCCACACCCGCACCGGCTGGCACCAGCGCGGATTGGTCGCCATCATGTCACCGGGGCAATAGACATACCCACAGGCATCCAGCCCGTCAGACACGAACTTCGCCAAAGCGGTGAACCAGGGTATGTCCGCCTCTGTCACCTCATCCGACAGAATCATGCAATTGTCCTGATCCGACACCCCGGTCTGCTCTTGCCGCCCCTGCGATCCGCAAGCCAGCCACAGATAGGGCACCGGTGCCGGGCCAAGGCTTTGCTCGCCCAGCCACAACAACCGCCGCGTCACCGTATCGGCAATATCGGTGATCAGCCGCGTCACCACCTCATGCGCGTTATGCGCCCCCACCAACTGCGCCAGCAGCCGCGGGATCCGCGCCGTCACCGCCGCCAGCTGCGCCACATCCGTGGCCATCGCCGCATCGCGCACGAACTGCGCCGATGACACCGCCTGAAACCGCGTCAGATCGGTCTGCGTCACCATCCCCACCAGCGCGCCATTCTCGACCACCGGCAGATGTCCGATGCGCCGCTCCAGCATGATATGCAGCACATCCGACCCCAGCGCCGAAGGCGGCAGCGTCACCGGATCGCGCGTCATCACCGCACCCACCGCCGTCTCGGGTGACATCCCCTCGGCCAGCACCTTGTTGGTGAAATCCCGCACCGTGACCAGCCCGGCAAAGCGCCCCTCCTCGGTCACCCCAAGGCTGGAGACACGGTTATCCCGCATCACCTCTGCCGCCGCCCGGATCGAAAGCGTGGCCGGCACCGTGAACGGCTCATGCGCCATCAGGCTGGCCACCTTCTGCGCCGTCAGATCGGCCTCGCGATGCTCCGCCCCGCGCCCACGCTGAAAGAACCGCTCAAAGGATGGGAACTCCGCGATCATCCGCCGGAACTCCGCCACCGGCAGCATCAGCAGCACGCTGTCCTGCGTCGCCCGCGCCGTCGTCACCGCCAGCCCGCTGCGCATCAACCCGCGCTCACCGAAACTGTTGCGCGGTCCCAGCAGCGACACGATCCCGCCCGACGGCTCCAGCACCTCTACCGCGCCGCGCTTTACCAGAAACAGGCCCCGCAGCGGCTCGCCCGCATGATAGACCTCTTCGCCCGCGGCATATTCCCTGCGGCTGAAGGAACCGGCGACACGCGCCAGTTCGTCCTGCGGCAGGCCATCATAAGGATGCACCGTCTCCAGAAAGGCGATGATGGTCGTCAGCCCCTCATCCATCGCAAATCCCCGGCCAATCCCTGATCAAAAAGGGGAAAGCCCCGGCGGCACGCGCCGGGGCTTTCGATCTTGCTTAGTGGGCCTGCGCCGCACCGGCACCTTTCGGCACGCGGATCGACTGGATCAGGTCCTGCACGTCCTGCGGCGGGGCTTTGGTCATCGAAGACACGACATAAGCCACCACAAAGTTCAGCAGGGCGCCGATCGGACCAAAGGCCGCGGGCGAGATGCCCAGCCAATGAGCGTCCGGCGTGTTCGGGAACATGTTCGTGCCGGGGATGAAGAACCAGCCCAGGTAGAGGAAGATGTAGACCGCGGTCGAAATCAGACCGACCAGCATGCCGAGGATTGCACCTTCCTTGGTCACTTTGGTGGAGAAGATCCCCATCATCAGCACCGGGAAGATCGTCGCAGCCGCCAGACCGAAGGCCAGAGCCACCACCTGCGCGGCAAAGCCGGGCGGGTCCAGACCAAGCCAGGTCGCCAGCACGATGGCAAAGGCCATCGAAATCCGCGCGGCCAGAAGCTCGCCCTTTTCGCTGATCTTCGGGTTCAAGGCACCCTTGATCAGGTCGTGGCTGATTGCCGACGAAATCGCCAGCAGCAGACCTGCTGCCGTCGACAGCGCGGCGGCAAGACCACCGGCAGCAACAAGCGCGATCACCCAGCCCGGAAGCTTTGCAATTTCCGGATTGGCCAGAACCATGATGTCGTTGTTCACCGTGGTCAGTTCGTTGCCGACGAGGCCCTGTGCGGCCAGCGTCTGCCCGTTTAGGCCGTTGGCCGGATCGGCAAGCGCAGCGTCGAGTGCCGTCTTGGCTTCAGCGACCTTGGCTTCCAGTGCAGCCTTGTCGGCATCTGCCGGAGCGTCAGCCAACGCCTTGCTCGCATCGGCCATTGCCTTGTTGGCCGCCGCGAGTGCCGGCTTTTCGTTGAAGTACTGGATCAGCCCGTCGCCGTTCTTGTCCGAGAACGCCAGCAGACCGGTCTTTTCCCAGTTACGAATCCAGGCCAGTTCCGGGTTGCTGTCGATTTCAGCAATTGAAAGCGCCGGAGCACTGAACGTGTCGCCTGCAATCGCACCCGGCCAGAAGGTCGTGGTGATGTTCAGACGCGCCATCGAACCCACAGCCGGAGCCACGGTGTAAAGCAGCGCGATGAACACCAGTGCCCAACCCGCAGACAGACGCGCATCCGACACTTTCGGCACGGTGAAGAAGCGGATGATGACGTGCGGCAGACCTGCCGTACCGATCATCAGCGACAGCGTGACAAGGAACATGTTGAACATGTTCGGCGTGTCGGCGGTATAGGCCGCAAAGCCCAGATCCGTCACCACCTGATCAAGCTTGGTCAGGAAGGCAACATCGCCACCGGTCGGCGCGTAGCCACCGATCAGGCCAAGCTGCGGCAGGAAGTTGCCCGTCAGTTGCAGCGAGATGAACAGCGCCGGGATCGTATAGGCGATGATCAGCACGACATACTGCGCCACCTGCGTATAGGTGATGCCCTTCATGCCGCCGAACACTGCATAGGCGAACACAACGGCCGAACCGATCAGCAGGCCCTGCGTCGTGGTCACTTCCAGGAAGCGCGCAAAGGTCACGCCCACGCCCACCATCTGCCCGATAACATAGGTGATCGAGATCACCAGAAGGCAGACCACGGCCACCATGCGGGCCGAGGTGGAATAGAAGCGATCACCCACGAATTCCGGCACAGTGAACTTGCCGAACTTGCGCAGGTAAGGCGCCAGAAGCAGTGCCAGAAGCACATAGCCGCCGGTCCAGCCCATCAGGAAGACCGAGTTGCCGTAGCCCCCGAAGGCGATCAGACCCGCCATCGAGATGAACGAAGCCGCCGACATCCAGTCAGCCGCCGTCGCCATGCCGTTGACCACCGGGCCAACGCCTTGGCCCGCTGCATAGAATTCCGCCGTCGAACCGGCGCGTGCCCAGAAGGCGATCCCGAAATACAGCGCGAAAGACGCACCGATGACGAGAAGGTTAAGGGTAAACTGATCCATTTTCCCGCTTACTCCTCAACGCCATGTTCTTTGTCGAGCTTGTTCATCTTTGCCGCATAGGCAAAAATCAGCACGAGAAAGACGTAAATTGCCCCGTTCTGCGCCATCCAGAATCCAAGATCGGCACCGCCGACACTGATCCCCGAAAGCGCAGGACGAAGAATGATGCCCATCCCGAAGGAACACACGAACCAGATCACCATCGAAATCACGATGACCCGGATGTTCGCGGCCCAATAGGCGTTGGACGATGTCTTGTCCGCCATGAGTGCTACTCCCTGTAGGTTTCTTGTCTCCACCTCCGCACCCCCCTTTTGCAGGGATGCGGCCTCCCCTCGTTACGCCGATACCCGTGTCACGATGGCCGAAAGCGCCGCACGGATCGCCGCGATGGAACCCATCGCATCGACCCGTTGCAGCACGCCCTGCCCCTCGTAATGGGCGATCAACGGTGCCGTCTGGGCGTGATAGGCTTGCAGCCGTTCCCGCACCGTTTCGGCATTGTCGTCAGCCCGGCGCTTGAACGCCGTGCCGCCGCATTTGTCACAAGCACCCGCCACCGCAGGCCGCTTGAATTCGTCATGATAGCCTTCGCCGCAGGCCGCGCAGGTGAACCGCCCCGCGACCCGGCCGACCATGGCCTCGTCATCCACCTCAAGGCTGACCGCTGCCGTCACCTTCTGGCCTGCCGCTTCCAGCAACCCATCCAGCGCCGCCGCCTGCCCCGCCGTGCGCGGAAACCCGTCCAGTATGATGCCCTTGGCCACATCGGGCGCCGCCATGCGGTCCTTCAGCACCGCCAGCACGATGTCATCGGAAACCAGTTGCCCCGCTTCCATCACCGCCTTCGCCTGACGCCCAGCCTCCGTGCCCGCCGCCACCGCCGCGCGCAACAGATCGCCCGTGGACAACTGGACCAGACCAAAGTCCTCTTCCAGCATCCGCGCCTGTGTGCCCTTGCCGGCCCCCGGAGGGCCCAGCAAGATCAGCACAGCAGGTTTGGTCATCACCTCGGACACCGCCCTCACCCCCGGTTCGCGCGGTTTTCGATCAACTCTTCCACCACCGACGGATCGGCCAGCGTCGAGGTGTCGCCAAGGGTAGCAAAGTCATTCTCGGCAATCTTGCGCAGGATGCGGCGCATGATCTTGCCCGACCGCGTTTTCGGCAGCCCCGGCGCCCACTGGATCAGGTCCGGCTTGGCGATCGGGCCGATCTCGGTCCGCACCCAGGCCTCAAGCTCCTTTTTCAGCGCGTCCGACGGCTCTTCGCCCTTCATCAGCGTGACATAGGCATAGATGCCCTGCCCCTTGATATCATGCGGATAGCCAACCACCGCCGCCTCGGCCACTTTCGGGTGGGCCACCAGCGCGGATTCCACCTCAGCCGTCCCCATCCGGTGCCCGGATACGTTGATCACGTCATCCACGCGGCCCGTGATCCAGTAATAGCCATCCGCATCGCGGCGGCAGCCATCGCCGGTGAAGTAGTAACCGCGATACTGGCTGAAATAGGCCTCCTCGAACCGCGCATGGTCGCCCCACAGCGTCCGCATCTGCCCCGGCCAGCTATCCGCGATGCACAGCACGCCGTCGGTTTCCGTCTCCGGCATCACCTTCGCGGTGGCCGGGTCCAGAACGATGGGCTGCACCCCAAAGAACGGCTTCGTTGCAGATCCCGGCTTTTGCGGAATGGCACCCGGCAGCGGCGTGATCAGATGCCCGCCGGTTTCCGTCTGCCAGAAGGTATCGACAATCGGGCAGTTCCCCTTGCCGACATGGGTGTTGTACCAGTTCCACGCCTCGGGGTTGATGGGCTCGCCCACCGAACCCAGCAACCGCAGGCTCGACAGGTCATGCTTCTCTACCCATTCCGGCCCCAGCCCCATCAGGCTGCGGATCGCGGTCGGCGCGGTGTAGAACTGCGTCACCTTGTGCTTGGCGCAGACCTCCCAGAACCGCCCCGCATCGGGGAAGGTCGGCACGCCCTCGAACATGATCGTGGTGGCCCCATTGGCCAGCGGCCCATAGACGATGTAGCTGTGCCCCGTGACCCAGCCCACATCCGCCGTGCACCAGAAGACATCGCCTTCCTGATAGTCAAAGGTCAGCTGATGCGTCATCGCCGCATAGACCAGATACCCGCCCGAGGTATGCACCACCCCCTTCGGCTTGCCGGTCGACCCCGAGGTGTACAGGATGAACAGCGGATCCTCCGCCCCCACTTCCGTATAGGCGCAATAGGGCGCGGCGGCGGCCATCTCGGCCTTCAGGTCCACATCGCGGCCATCGACCCAGCTCGTCTGGTCGCCCGTATGCTTCACCACCAGACATTTCACATGGTCATCGCAATGCAGCAGCGCCGCATCGGCATTGGCCTTCAGCGGCGTCTTCTTGCCCCCGCGCGGCGCCCAATCGGCCGTGATCACGATCTTCGCCTCGGAATCGTTCACCCGGTTCGCCAGCGCATCTGGCGAAAAGCCCCCGAACACCACCGAATGGATCGCCCCGATCCGCGCGCAGGCCAGCATCGCATAGGCCGCCTCCGGGATCATCGGCATATACAGAACGACCCGGTCGCCCTTCTTCACCCCCTGCGCCTTGAGCACGTTCGCCATACGGCAGGTCTGTTCCAGCAGTTGCGCATAGGTGATGTGCTGCGCGGGCGTCTTCGGATCATCGGGTTCCCAGATGATCGCGGTCTGATTGGCGCGCGTCATCATATGGCGGTCAATGCAATTGGCCGACACGTTCAGAGTGCCGTCCTCGAACCATTTGATCGACACTTTGCCGTATTCAAAGGTCGTATCCTTGACCTTGGTATAGTCCTGAATCCAGTCGATCCGCTTGCCCTGCACCGCCCAGAACGCCGACGGATCGGCGACCGAGTCTGCATACATCCGCTCATAGCCCGCCGCATCGACATGCGCCTTGGCGATGAACGCGTCCGAGGCCGTATAGACCCCCTGCGCCTGCACGGTATCTGCCATGGATTTTCCTCCGTCTTCGCCCTGTTGCGCCAGGTCTCCCCCCCGGAGGCCATCGCATCACGCAACCGCGATAATAGTTGAGTTCTAGTTAATTACCAACAAGTCATTGAAGTCCATAGCATTTTCTGTAAATTCATTGACGAAAGAAGAAGCAATTAGTCAACTATTTTACAAATCGCCAACTAACCCCCCGTTTCGCCATGCGATTTTCGCGCCTGTCCGGCGGGGTGACCGCCCAGCCTGCCCCCAGCGCGCACCTGCGGCAAAAAATCCCGCCCCCAGTCGCGCAGGTTCCGCCGCTGCTACGCGCTCGCCGGTCGGCCCCACAATCGCCGGGTGATTCCCGCTCGAAACCGGCCCTAGACCACCCGCGCGATCCGTGCGGCCAGCCGCAATCCGTGCGTTGCATCCATCGCAATGGCAGGCAGCACCGGATCATATCCCGCCCGGATCAGCGCCGCGATCTCGGGCCGCAGCATCACCGCCCCGCCAGCTCCGGCCGCCAGCGGTGACATATCGCCAAAGGCCCGGTCCGACCACAGAAGGATCATCTGCACCGCCTGGCTCAGCGCCAGCGTTTCGGCCGACACTGCCTCAAGATGCGCGTCCATCCGCACGAACACGAACACCGCCCGGATCGCCCCCTCCAGATCAAAGCGGAAGATGCGATACTGGTTCGCCCCCGCCTCTTCCAGCCGCGCGCACAGCGCCGCCAACCCCGGCACCAGCCGGTCCAAGTTTGGCACCTCAGGCAATTCCGCCCAGTCGCGAAAGAAGAAGATCATCAGGTTTGCACCCAGTTCCGGGTCCGTCTCGGCCATCTTGTGGCCCGCCAGTGCCACCACGGCTTCCACGGCACCCTTCACCACCGCCAGCGTCGCATCTTCGACACCGAACACCACCGGCACAATGGGCCGCCCCCAGCGCGCAAACAGGTACGTCCCGTCCGCGCGGGTGAACAACGCCTGAACCTGATCCGGGGTCATCCTACACTCCCTCGCCGCCCGTCCCATCATTCCGCCCGGGCCCCAAAAGTTTTCCTGAAAACTTTTGGGGCTCCACAGCCGAAAAATTTCGATCCGAAATTTTCCGGCCCCCGCGGGCAAAAATTTTCCTGAAAATTTTTGCCCCGCTCAAGCCTCGAACAGATCGCTCTGCCCCGGTGCCCGCGGCGCCTCCAACCCCAGATGCCGCCAGGCCTTTGTCGCCAGCATCCGTCCGCGCGGCGTGCGCTGGATCAGGCCCTGTTGCAACAGGTAGGGCTCGATCACTTCCTCGATGGCATCGCGCGCCTCCGACAGGGCCGCGGCGATGGTTTCCACCCCCACCGGCCCGCCGCCATAATTCTCGGCCAGCAGCAGCAGATACCGCCGGTCCGCCCCGTCTAGGCCCAGATGATCCACGCCCAGCCGCGTCAGCGCCCGGTCGGCAATCGCCTTGGTCAGACAGCCATCCCCCTCGACCAGCACGAAATCCACCACCCGCCTGAGCAGCCGCCCCGCCACGCGGGGCGTCCCCCGCGCGCGCCGCGCAATCTCGCGCGTGCCCTGCGCCTCGGCCGGCACGCCCAGCAGCCGCGCGCCCCGCGCCACGATCAGATCCAGCTCATCCTCGGTATAGAACTGCAACCGCGTCGGTATCCCGAACCGATCGCGCAGCGGAGTCGTCAAAAGCCCCAGCCGCGTCGTCGCCCCCACCAGCGTAAAGGGCTGCAATTCAATCCGCACCGTCCGCGCCGCTGGCCCCTCGCCGATCACCAGATCCAGCGCGAAATCCTCCATCGCAGGATAGAGCACCTCCTCCACCACAGGCGACAGTCGGTGAATCTCGTCGATGAACAGCACATCGCGCGGTTCCAGATTGGTCAGGATCGCCGCCAGATCGCCGGGCTTGGCCAGAACCGGGCCGGATGTCATGCGAAACCCCACGCCCAATTCCCGCGCCATGATCTGCGCCAGCGTGGTTTTCCCCAATCCGGGCGGCCCATGGAACAGCGTATGGTCCATCGCCTCCCCCCGCATCCGGGCGCTTTCGATAAAGACGCGCAGATTGGCCCGCGCCTCCGCCTGCCCCACGAATTCCTCAAGCGCCTGCGGGCGCAAGGCGCGGTCGGTATCTTCGGGCAGCCGCTCGGGGCGCAAGGTCGGGTCCGGGTCCATCATGGCGGGAACATTCACAGAACGCCGCCGATTTGGCAAGAAGCGCCAAACCTATTCCCAAGGCCCCCGCGCCGCCACCCCCACCTTGCCCCAGCGCTTGCCCTCGCCCGCCAACGCCTCCAGCGCCGCAACGCGATTGGCAGTCGCGGGATGGGTGGAAAACAGCGCGTCATGCGCATGGGCATGCAGCGGATTGATGATGAACATATGCGCCACCGCCGGGTTCCGCTCGGCCGCGTCATTGTCGATGCCCTTGGCAAAGGCGTCGATCTTCTTCAAAGCCGAGGCCAGCCACAGCGGATTGCCGCAGATCGCCGCCCCCACCTTGTCGGCCTCATATTCGCGCGACCGAGAGATTGCCATCTGCACCAACCCCGCCGCCATCGGGGCCAGCAGCATCAGCGCGATGGTCCCGATCATCCCGCCGGGCCGGTCGCGCGACCCGAAGAACAACGCGAAATTGGCCAGCATCCCGATCGCCCCGGCAAATGTCGCCGTCACCGTCATGATCAGCGTGTCGCGGTTCTGGATATGCGCCAGTTCATGCGCCATCACCGCCGCCACCTCCTCGGCCGTCAACCGCCGCAGCAATCCCGTCGTCGCCGCCACCGCCGCATTTTCCGGGTTCCGCCCGGTGGCAAAGGCATTGGGCTGATCCGTCTCGATCACATAGACTCGTGGCCGCGGCATCCCCGCCCCATCGGCCAGCCGATGCACCATCCCCACGAAATCCGGCGCCGTCTGCGCTGTCACCTCGCGCGCGCCGGTCATGCGCAACACGGCCTTGTCGGCATTCCAATAGCCGATCAGGTTCATCCCCGCCGCCACCACCAACGCAAGCACCGCCCCGCTGGCGCCACCCAGCATGGCCCCGATCCCCATGAACAGCGCCGTCAGCGCCGCCATCAGAACAAATGTCTTGGCATATCCGGTCATCGTCAGACCCTCCGTTTCCCCAAAGATGGGACATCCGGCCGACCGCGCAAGACCCGTCCAGGAACCTCTACTTCGGCGCGAGCAGCTTCAGCGCCGCCCGGATCAGCGCCCCGGTATTGGCCTCCGGCAGTTCCGCCGCCGCGGTCGCCACGGCCTGCGCCGCATCGCCGGGGCCATAGCCAAGGTTCGACAACGCCGACAGCGCATCCGCGCTGGCCGTGGCTCGCGCCTGCGCCGCCCCGTCCACCTTTGCCACCCGCTTCGGCGCGGGCGTCATCGGCTCGATCACCGCATCCGCATCATCCGCCACCGCCGATACCGACAGGTTCCCCCCCATCGCCATCAACCCCGGCGCTTTCGATTTCAGCTCAAGGATCACCCGCTGCGCCAGCTTTGGCCCCACACCAGGTGCCGCCTGAACCGCCCGCGCATCGCCCAGCGAAATCGCCCGCGCCACGCCCTCGGCCCCCAAGGCACCAAGGATGGCCATGGCGGCCTTCGCCCCCACCCCCTGCACCGTCATCAGCAACTTGTGCCATTCTTTCTCCAGCATGGTCGGGAACCCGAACAGCTGCAAAAGATCCTCCCGCACCAGCAGGTCGGTATACAGCGATACCGCCTCGCCCACCCCCGGCAGGCTGGCCATCGTGCGCTCGTTCACATGCACGATATACCCCACGCCCCGCACATCGATCAGCACTTGATCGCCGCCGCGCCAATCCACCCGTCCCGAAATCTTGCCGATCATCCCGCCGCCCTCTTCAGCGCCGCCTGCATCCGCCCGGCGCTCTGGCTGTGATGGGCATGGCAGATCGCCACCGCCAGCGCGTCCGCCGCATCCGGCCCGGCAATCTTCACCCCCGGCAGATGCAGCTTCACCATATGGTCCACCTGCACCTTGGCAGCATGGCCCACGCCCACCACCGTCTTCTTCACCGCATTGGGCGCATATTCCCCGACGCTCAGCCCGAACTGCGCCGGCACCAGCAGCGCGATCCCCCGCGCCTGCCCCAGCTTCAGCGTCGCCACCGCGTCCTTGTTCACGAATGTATGCTCCACCGCCGCCGTATCCGGCTGCCACTGGCGCAGCACCTCGGTCAGCTGGGAATGCAGCGACAGCAATCGCTGCGCCAGATCACCCTCACCCTCGCCGGGGGCGGAATGGCAGATGCCATTGGCGACATGGGTCAGGCGTGACCCCGCCACGTCGATCACCCCCCAGCCCAGGTTGCGAAGGCCGGGATCAATCCCCAGAACACGCATGCCCGCCCCTTTTCTTCTTGCTTAGCCCAGAACTAGCACGAAACGGGAACATCCGGCAAATGGCTTTTCTGCTTGCAGCCTTTGTAAAGGTTTTGTTATGCAGATGCAGAACGCGACGCTGCCCCCGTCGAAACCGACAGAAGCGCAGACCGCATTTCAAAACCCAAACAATAACGGGCCCTTCGGGCCCTTTTCGTCATGCAGCCATTGCAAGGGTGCTTTGCAAGCGCAGCACTGGCTTTGCACATGCAGCACGATTATATGGCTCTCAAGAAGCGCGAATGCTTCTACCATGAGCAGTTTGTAAAGGATAATTCCCATGGCCGCCTTCGAGACGACCCGTCCGGCGCCGTTCGGCGCCATTTCGATCTTCCGCACCGTTCAGTTCATCAGCAATGCCTTCATTGCGTTCTCGAACTGGAACGATGCCCGCGTCACGCGCAACACCCTCGCCAAGCTTTCCGATCGTGAGCTTGATGATATCGGTCTGTGCCGTGGCGATATCGAAATGCTCGGTCGCTGATCCTTCAGCCACCGAACGACCTGCCAGAGCCGTCGTCCGTGGGGGACCGACGGCTCTTTGCTTTTTCCAGCCCTCGCGTGATGCGCCTTCTGCCGAAACGACGTCACAGCAAACGCCAAAAAGCAGGTGCCGCCAGGGCGACCTGCTCCAAGTCCAAAC is a genomic window containing:
- a CDS encoding DUF294 nucleotidyltransferase-like domain-containing protein, whose protein sequence is MDEGLTTIIAFLETVHPYDGLPQDELARVAGSFSRREYAAGEEVYHAGEPLRGLFLVKRGAVEVLEPSGGIVSLLGPRNSFGERGLMRSGLAVTTARATQDSVLLMLPVAEFRRMIAEFPSFERFFQRGRGAEHREADLTAQKVASLMAHEPFTVPATLSIRAAAEVMRDNRVSSLGVTEEGRFAGLVTVRDFTNKVLAEGMSPETAVGAVMTRDPVTLPPSALGSDVLHIMLERRIGHLPVVENGALVGMVTQTDLTRFQAVSSAQFVRDAAMATDVAQLAAVTARIPRLLAQLVGAHNAHEVVTRLITDIADTVTRRLLWLGEQSLGPAPVPYLWLACGSQGRQEQTGVSDQDNCMILSDEVTEADIPWFTALAKFVSDGLDACGYVYCPGDMMATNPRWCQPVRVWREYFAGWVARPDPTAQMLASVMFDLRPIGGEPALYRALQDETLALAAKNSIFVAHMIQNSLKHAPPLGLLRGFATIRSGEHKNHIDMKHQGVVPVADLARVYALIGRLAPANTRARLEAAEAAGVISASGARDLIEAYDLIARTRLEHQARQVRGGEKPDNFLSLSEMSDFERSHLRDAFVVVRTMQSAVGQSRGARS
- a CDS encoding DUF4212 domain-containing protein — protein: MADKTSSNAYWAANIRVIVISMVIWFVCSFGMGIILRPALSGISVGGADLGFWMAQNGAIYVFLVLIFAYAAKMNKLDKEHGVEE
- the acs gene encoding acetate--CoA ligase encodes the protein MADTVQAQGVYTASDAFIAKAHVDAAGYERMYADSVADPSAFWAVQGKRIDWIQDYTKVKDTTFEYGKVSIKWFEDGTLNVSANCIDRHMMTRANQTAIIWEPDDPKTPAQHITYAQLLEQTCRMANVLKAQGVKKGDRVVLYMPMIPEAAYAMLACARIGAIHSVVFGGFSPDALANRVNDSEAKIVITADWAPRGGKKTPLKANADAALLHCDDHVKCLVVKHTGDQTSWVDGRDVDLKAEMAAAAPYCAYTEVGAEDPLFILYTSGSTGKPKGVVHTSGGYLVYAAMTHQLTFDYQEGDVFWCTADVGWVTGHSYIVYGPLANGATTIMFEGVPTFPDAGRFWEVCAKHKVTQFYTAPTAIRSLMGLGPEWVEKHDLSSLRLLGSVGEPINPEAWNWYNTHVGKGNCPIVDTFWQTETGGHLITPLPGAIPQKPGSATKPFFGVQPIVLDPATAKVMPETETDGVLCIADSWPGQMRTLWGDHARFEEAYFSQYRGYYFTGDGCRRDADGYYWITGRVDDVINVSGHRMGTAEVESALVAHPKVAEAAVVGYPHDIKGQGIYAYVTLMKGEEPSDALKKELEAWVRTEIGPIAKPDLIQWAPGLPKTRSGKIMRRILRKIAENDFATLGDTSTLADPSVVEELIENRANRG
- a CDS encoding adenylate kinase codes for the protein MTKPAVLILLGPPGAGKGTQARMLEEDFGLVQLSTGDLLRAAVAAGTEAGRQAKAVMEAGQLVSDDIVLAVLKDRMAAPDVAKGIILDGFPRTAGQAAALDGLLEAAGQKVTAAVSLEVDDEAMVGRVAGRFTCAACGEGYHDEFKRPAVAGACDKCGGTAFKRRADDNAETVRERLQAYHAQTAPLIAHYEGQGVLQRVDAMGSIAAIRAALSAIVTRVSA
- a CDS encoding sodium:solute symporter family protein; the encoded protein is MDQFTLNLLVIGASFALYFGIAFWARAGSTAEFYAAGQGVGPVVNGMATAADWMSAASFISMAGLIAFGGYGNSVFLMGWTGGYVLLALLLAPYLRKFGKFTVPEFVGDRFYSTSARMVAVVCLLVISITYVIGQMVGVGVTFARFLEVTTTQGLLIGSAVVFAYAVFGGMKGITYTQVAQYVVLIIAYTIPALFISLQLTGNFLPQLGLIGGYAPTGGDVAFLTKLDQVVTDLGFAAYTADTPNMFNMFLVTLSLMIGTAGLPHVIIRFFTVPKVSDARLSAGWALVFIALLYTVAPAVGSMARLNITTTFWPGAIAGDTFSAPALSIAEIDSNPELAWIRNWEKTGLLAFSDKNGDGLIQYFNEKPALAAANKAMADASKALADAPADADKAALEAKVAEAKTALDAALADPANGLNGQTLAAQGLVGNELTTVNNDIMVLANPEIAKLPGWVIALVAAGGLAAALSTAAGLLLAISSAISHDLIKGALNPKISEKGELLAARISMAFAIVLATWLGLDPPGFAAQVVALAFGLAAATIFPVLMMGIFSTKVTKEGAILGMLVGLISTAVYIFLYLGWFFIPGTNMFPNTPDAHWLGISPAAFGPIGALLNFVVAYVVSSMTKAPPQDVQDLIQSIRVPKGAGAAQAH
- the ruvC gene encoding crossover junction endodeoxyribonuclease RuvC, with the translated sequence MRVLGIDPGLRNLGWGVIDVAGSRLTHVANGICHSAPGEGEGDLAQRLLSLHSQLTEVLRQWQPDTAAVEHTFVNKDAVATLKLGQARGIALLVPAQFGLSVGEYAPNAVKKTVVGVGHAAKVQVDHMVKLHLPGVKIAGPDAADALAVAICHAHHSQSAGRMQAALKRAAG
- the ruvA gene encoding Holliday junction branch migration protein RuvA; protein product: MIGKISGRVDWRGGDQVLIDVRGVGYIVHVNERTMASLPGVGEAVSLYTDLLVREDLLQLFGFPTMLEKEWHKLLMTVQGVGAKAAMAILGALGAEGVARAISLGDARAVQAAPGVGPKLAQRVILELKSKAPGLMAMGGNLSVSAVADDADAVIEPMTPAPKRVAKVDGAAQARATASADALSALSNLGYGPGDAAQAVATAAAELPEANTGALIRAALKLLAPK
- the htpX gene encoding zinc metalloprotease HtpX, with the protein product MTGYAKTFVLMAALTALFMGIGAMLGGASGAVLALVVAAGMNLIGYWNADKAVLRMTGAREVTAQTAPDFVGMVHRLADGAGMPRPRVYVIETDQPNAFATGRNPENAAVAATTGLLRRLTAEEVAAVMAHELAHIQNRDTLIMTVTATFAGAIGMLANFALFFGSRDRPGGMIGTIALMLLAPMAAGLVQMAISRSREYEADKVGAAICGNPLWLASALKKIDAFAKGIDNDAAERNPAVAHMFIINPLHAHAHDALFSTHPATANRVAALEALAGEGKRWGKVGVAARGPWE
- the ruvB gene encoding Holliday junction branch migration DNA helicase RuvB, which codes for MMDPDPTLRPERLPEDTDRALRPQALEEFVGQAEARANLRVFIESARMRGEAMDHTLFHGPPGLGKTTLAQIMARELGVGFRMTSGPVLAKPGDLAAILTNLEPRDVLFIDEIHRLSPVVEEVLYPAMEDFALDLVIGEGPAARTVRIELQPFTLVGATTRLGLLTTPLRDRFGIPTRLQFYTEDELDLIVARGARLLGVPAEAQGTREIARRARGTPRVAGRLLRRVVDFVLVEGDGCLTKAIADRALTRLGVDHLGLDGADRRYLLLLAENYGGGPVGVETIAAALSEARDAIEEVIEPYLLQQGLIQRTPRGRMLATKAWRHLGLEAPRAPGQSDLFEA